The sequence aaacccaatgtctcatattttaaagtctttgggtgtaagtgttttatcttgaatgaaaaggataacttaggaaaattcgatgctaaatctgatgaaggaatctttcttggttattcttcggtttctaaagcttttctcatcttcaataaaagaaccttaattattgaagaatccatccatgttgttttcaatgagatttcagaaattaagaaaaatgatcttgatgatgatgttaattttgattccttgaatttaaacgaaaccccgtctccaactagcaacttggatgcatccacttccaaaacatccttacccaaggattggaagtatatagatgctcatcctaaggagctaatcctaggagacacatcaaagggggttcaaacacgatcttcttttaaaaacttttgtgccaacgccgcttttctctcccaaattgaacccaaatgtgttgatgaagccatgaaagataattcatggattatcgcaatgcaagatgaattaaatcaatttgagagaaatgaggtgtggacgcttgttcctaggccaaatgaccatttagtaattgatactaaatgggtctttagaaacaagcaagatgaaaatggtatcgtggttagaaacaaggctagattagtggccaaaggtttcaaccaagaagaaggtatcgattacgaagaaaccttcgcacctgtggctcgattggaagccataaggatgctccttgcctacgctagttgcaataattttaagttatttcaaatggatgttaaaagcgcttttctaaatggtttcatttccgaagaagtttatgttgaacaacctcctggatttgaaaataatggctaccctaatcatgtgtttagattaactaaagctctctatggtttaaaacaagccccaagggcttggtatgagagacttagctcttttctcattgaaaataatttcataaaaggcaaggttgatactacattgtttatcaagaattttgaaaataattttctcattgttcagatttatgttgatgatattatctttggttctacaaatgaatctctttgtgaatcctttgcgaaaactatgagtcatgaattcgaaatgagtctaatgggagagttaacattcttcttaggcctacaaatcaaacaactaagcaatggcatctttattagtcaaaccaaatatgctgtgagtttgctaaagaagttcaaaatgaataattcaaaagccattgacactcctatgagcacctccactaagttagaaattgatgagaatggagaaagcttcgatcaaaaaacctataggggtatgataggaagtttactttacctcactgccaccagaccagacatcatgttcagtgtaggactttgtgctagatttcaatcagaccctaagatatctcatctcaaagcagtcaaaagaatactcagatatcttaatggaactaccaatctaggattatggtacccaaaatcagaaaattttgaattaacagcttatgctgatgcggacttcgctggctgtaaactagacagaaaaagcacatcaggatcatgtcaatttttaggacatgcccttgtatcctggtcatctaagaaacaaaactcggttgccctatcaacaaccgaagctgaatacattgcagcaagtgcatgctgtgcacaagttgtatggatgaaaaacactttagaagattacaaagtgaatcttaaagatattcccattaaatgtgataacacgagtgcaatatgcttaactaaaaatcctatacaacactcaagaacaaaacacattgatattagacatcactttatacgagatcatgtcactaatcatgatgtaaccatagagtttattgataccaaacatcaactggctgatatcttcacaaaacccctatgtgaagaacaatttgattacataagaagagaattaggaatgttgatgtgtccgaatacttaaactagttaaaattatctttcggatgttattactattacatgccttgacaacgcttgatcaaataacatgttgcaaattatgtgacaaatatttttaaccaaatgcatgtaagaagttcatttttcgatgggatgttcctgtacactcttatgaaaactctttgaaaaatgactttcctccgtcaagcaacaaacaataaagagttatatgtgtcatgacttcctttatatgcttaataatgctatcatgctttttgttgatgacaaagggggagaaatatatgaattgataaacactatgtcatagctgaactgccataatcatgtctatgtcatagttgcaaatacttgagtgatgctataaacaatgttatgccatccttgcatcaccaagagatatgtgaacatgtgctatagtttgcatcatatcttgatttgatattctatagaaaatgcaaacttgctagaaaatctcaaatgtgtgcatcatgtaaaaagtccttcgtagctttatattattacatgatgaatagttacaaacactatcatacaaacttgatgatgtatgtcatgccttgacatcattcttgaagagatacatcatgatgggcatcatgatgggagcattgataagtttaactgatctaacttatcaatacgtcacttgaattcttaggtcttgaattcaaggttgacttatctcaactatggcatatagatagggggagttaaggacaactcctttatcaattgattgtcatcatcaaaaagggggagattgttgaatctcggattttgatgatgaagtcaattgtcatttgttatctaatctatgtgttgagataagtgtgcaggattaactacgatgagagtaagacaagcagcaggtgttgcgccggagtcaagatcatgatcacgttgggagttcgagagttcgacggaagttcggacggtcgtcggaggttcagcgagaacagatccgagaagtccagaagcttgccaagcgaagctcgtcggaactcgccaagtggattgtcgcaaagtccaggagtatgccggatgtccgcagaaggatcaccgagggtttatcggatgatcgacggaagttggccggaaactcgccggaagaagcgattgacgtatcggagcaaagctgcagaaattgtcttagagttaatcgtagttagcatgatgattaagcatgaaaatgggaggtgatcccattagcttaatcttggggcaattgggcccctgaaaagattcaaattgggccgaatggagtgaaccattcggaccctgattgcaccaggaggtgcaaccgccccagccaggaggtgcaaccgcctgggctgtgaggttgggaggtgctactgccccagccaggaggtgcaaccgccagggctgcgaggctgggaggtgcaaccgccccagccaagaggtgcaaccgcccagagctcagtcttcgagctagactgggcggtgcaacctcctctgccaagaggtagcaccgccagagctcaagtttcgagctctgccaggcgatgcaaccaccgaactcaatcttcgagctctggcagagaggtgcatcagcctgagctcagtctcgagctctgccaggtgatgcaatcaccgagctcagtcttcgagctctagcagagaggtgcatcagcctgagctcagtttcgagctctgccaggtgatgcaaccaccgagctcagtttcgagctctgccaggtgatgcaaccaccaagctcagtcttcgagctctgccaggtgatgcaaccatcgagctcagtcttcgagctctggcagagagaagcaatcgcctgagctcagtcttcgagctctgccaggcggtgccacctctccagtcaagaggtgcaaccgcctgatcccagaattctgggatttgatcgatttgatcgttttgagctcgaattttgaattgggttggggcctataaataccccacccattcagcactgaaaagagacagacctacaccgaaatcttgatcttttctgtgattctaagagctcaaaagtgttgtaaagccttcaagtctcctccttctgttcttcaagttttcagttgtaaagtgaggagagaaaggtctgtaaaggttgtctcctgagcctgtcaaaaggagagaaattgtaaaagggcagtttggccttcgcccattgaaggaaggcacatagttgacgtcggcaacctcatcggtggaggaagccaaaagtggagtaggtcaaggctgaccgaaccactctaaatctctggtttgcgtttattttcgagcactttatcattactgcaaacctccctcattactactgctctctgcgctttcacgaacaagttctaagtgctgttcttccgaatctgcattcagacgtaaattcgtattttcatacattacagtttacgtttacgtttgattctgcagaactattttccgtgcttttacgaatgagcttctttgcagtttacacttacattttaatcctattgataactgcaatctgtcctctacgattttacgaacgagtttcaacatttagacgtaaaactgcattcagacgtaaatcggctttcctcgctcaatcatcagatctcagttcacgtttacgtcttgatttcaactgcatactgccttctgcgagtatacaaacaagtttcaaagtttagacgtaaatctgcgtctagacgtaaaactgcgtttagacgtaaatctgcgtttagacgtaaatctgagtttaagacgtaaatctgagtttagacgtaaatctgcgtttagacgtaaaactgcgtttagacgtaaatctgcgtttagacgtaaatctgcgtttagacgtaaaactgtgtttagacgtaaatctgagtttagacgtaaactgcgcttagacgcaaaactgcgcttagacgcaaactgcacttagatacaaactgagaatttgcttttgcatcttaatagtttttgaacgaacgcagcttttggtttttaatcgctgtaagatttccgctgcactaattcacccccccccccccccccccctcttagtgctctcgatcctaacatgaccttcctctgttctctgagataagtgactgtgaatcattctgagatgttgctgaactctttcttctcaactcctcattcaacaaactgcttgttacttgactcatagtgacaataccatctggcgcagaattactaagggaaaccaccggtgtctcccaactttctggtaatgaactgagaagtaacaatgcctgcaactcatcatcaagagacattttcatagaggataactggttaataatactctgcatttcattcaaatgctcagcaatagaagcaccctctctgtattttaggttcacaagttttctgatcaaaaaagctttgttgccagctgtttttctctcatagagactttccaattttttccaaagagaacatgcagaaatttcagtagaaacatggtgaaagacactatcatcaagccactgtctaataaacccaattgtttttcgatctaacctcttccactcatcatctgtcatagttgtaggttttgcactatccccctgcaaagatccatacaaatctttgcaatacaagagatcttccattcttggtttccatatcatccaattatttccatttaaactaatcatgcgagaaatattactggcctccatgttcaaatacaaaaattaaatcaccaaaaccccgctctgataccagttgatggggataaaaaagaggaataacctttgtataggaacaaatactagaagaccaaaatacgcagcggaataaaatggaaacacaatcaaacagaacaccaagatatacgtggaaaaccccttcaatgtgaagggtaaaaaccacggggcaaactagagataatccactatgagaataatgaatatacaaatctcaatctcttgcccaaaaccctagcaacaaccacaagagaataactgggatacaaggatcacgtcactgcccacaatatctaaaacctccccaagtaatcacagcaagtgtctactgtagatttgatctaacctgagatgagaacactgctagatgattgtgaacagtctctctgcgttgtccttgtcttcttccctttctttctcttccttttctgccttgatctccttcttctcttttgaatcccgtggcctcaaagatctgcctcgttgctgcctttttatagctttaatctacctctaaaacgcaatcaccacaccccctaatcttaattagggttaggttaagagaggttgtgggctgtgggctgataaagcccacatgggctgaatatcggccatcagcccaacacttACCACCACTGCAACTAGCAGTCCTGTGCCTGTTGCTTGCACTCACCGGAAGACTGCGTGCCGAACCATCATGCATCGCAGTCTACTGGGGCCAAAACGGCTACGAGAGAGGCTTACGAGAAGCCTGTGCCACCGGCTACTACAAGTACGTCCTCATAGCCTTCCTCAACCAGTTCGGAAACAGCCGGATTCCACAGATGAACCTCGCCGGCCACTGTGACCCCAACAGCGGCGGCTGCACTTTCCTGAGCAGCGACATCATCTCATGCCAGCAGGACCACAACGTCACGGTGATGCtctccctgggcggtgccatcggcaACTACAACCTGGTGTCCGAGGAGGATGCCAGGGAGGTCGCCACCTACATCTGGAACAATTTCTTGGGCGGTTCTTCCGCCAATCGACCCCTCGGGAACGCCGTCTTGGACGGAGTAGACTTGGACATCGAAATAGGGGGTGCCGCTTATTACGACGATCTTGTTCGCTACTTGAAGGCCTACAGCACGCCGGAGCAGAAAGTTTACCTGAGCGCGGTGCCACAGTGCCCCTTCCCAGACGCACACCTTCAACCTGCGATCGACACCGGTCTCTTGGACTACCTGTTTGTGCAGTTCTACAACAACTACTGTCAGTACTCCCCCAGCAACGTTGACACCTTTGTTCAGGTATGGAACCAGTGGGTTTCCGTAAACGTAAGCAAGGTGTTCCTCGGACTCCTTGCTTCTCCTGAGGCTGGAAGTGGCTACGTCTCACCTGATGACCTCATAAATAAAGTTCTTCCCCTCGTCAAGCCCTCAGAGAAGTACGGAGGAATTATGCTATGGAACAGATACTTTGACCTGACCAATAACTATAGGGCTCGGGTGAAGGACTACGTGTGCCCTCATCGTCGTCTGTACTCCATCTCGTCTACTTTGGTGGCGTCGTCTTCCGTGTGAACTGGAACTGTGTGAGCGTCCAGTTATGATGGATGCTGCGCCTGTGGTGTCATCTAATAATACAATAAACACCTGCTGTGATTGCGCAAAGATATGTCCCCATCTTattattttctcaaaaaaaaaaaaataataataataataataataagaacaaCAACCACGCATGATTATAATAAGAATGATTTATACGTTCATTTGGACAATGAGTATAGATTTTCTACCTATACCGACACGAGAGGATTAGAATTCACATTAAGACAATGATTTATACGTTCCGAtttcttttcatctttttttAATCATTCATTCAATATTTAATTAGATGTTTTGCTCgttttttagtattatttcttTACCATTGCTCTAATAGTTTAACCACACTTGTCCTTGTTACATACATgggcttcattcttatacttcagATCCAATATATGTCTTTTCTTTATGTTGCTTAACTTTAGCAGATCCAATAAGGGTTAGAAAGGATATTGATCTCAACACAGTGACAATTGTTTATGCATGCATTAGTCCCTCCTTCTGTTGCACAGGTACAAAGTAAACATAAGAACGACGTTGAAATATATTATGCATATGTGAATGAATTATCACGCAGGAGAACACATCCAACATAGACCTGTGAATGATGTAACTTATTGTAACATCTTAATTTTTGAGTCAGATCAGAGTGTGACACTTAATTCCAATGCAATCGTAGAATAGTTCTCAGAATATTGGATTTTCTTATTATCTTTGTTATATAGCAGGCCTCAAATCTATAATGGTTTCACGAAGTCCAAGGCAtgtaattcaataataatatatgAGTGCAGATGATATTATTCTCAAGCAATGATATTTTTGAATTTAATCCTGagttaattgaattaattttactaatctaacaatatatataaCTAAATTTGAATAATATAAGCTATCATCTATTTCAGAGAGCAGTTTCAGAATCGAATGGCGATGTTATGTTTGTTAGCAGAGATGGAGAAAAATGACACAATGACAAGAAGATAACATCACAAAACGAACACATGAAAATTAAGAGAAGCATCTTTGTTCAGCAATAATTTAGAGTCCTATTTCTCAAGGTTCGTAATACTGTACGTGTTTCGACCTATGCTTGGTACTAGTacagtacggtataccgctcagtacacctgggtgtaccgagtggtatactCAGACGTGCCGAGTACTATAGTACTGTAGCAATGCTAGAGTACTATagtactgtagcaatgctacagtactcggcatgGTAATCGGTGGTCCGCGTACCAACAACCTATCATATCGGTACATACCGCTCGTACTGGGCGGTACGGGTCGGTACTATAGACCTTGCTATTTCTATTATTCGCAATGTTCAAAATCCCAAGTAGAAGACACGAGAAAGCCCGCCCATTTCTTTCATGCTAAGTTGCATTGCGTTGAAGATGATGGCAATAACAAAGAACCGGTGCATCTCAAGTTTTAATTAGTGGTGGCAACTCCCGATCCCTCCCCCCATATGAAGTTATCTTTTAGGTTTACGGGGGGAGCGATTTCGATCTGCCTGTAATCTAAGCGCTCAAAACCGTAATCGGTCGGTCGGTCGGTATGTTTTGAGGCATTCTCATGAGGTCCAAAagtaatatatacatgtatacattagAAATAAGTTCGACGGGATATGAGttccactccccccccccccccccccccccccccccactcatcGATTGAAGCCCATAGAATCGTCTCCTCGTAGTTATATATGCTTATTCCCGCTGATGGTTGGCTCCGAGGTGTGTATACTGTGGATGTGTTAAAAAGGGTCGAATCCGTCATATCACGGGTGAGAGATGTTGAGCTTCGACTCATAGCCGAGCCGCAGGGAGAGGGGAGGCGCGGCGGGGAAGGCAGTAAGTGGAGTTTTTACCTTTGGCCTCTTCTCTCTCCTTCGGCCATTGATCGTAGCTGGCTGGAGAAGGGGAGACGAACGACGAGTGTAAGCAGTGGAAGAGAGAGAGCGAGAAAAGAAAGAGACCATTGATTGATTCCCGGTGCAGCCAAGTCAGAGCCCTTCCAACACTTGGCCGTCCCTCCTCAGAAACATCCACCACTCACGAACCTGTTCCCCAACCCCTTTTTCCCATCTCCCCTGCCCTCTTCTCCGAACCTCccaccctcctcttcctcctcctatcCTCATTGCATTTATTTCCCCACCCCCCGCCCTCCTCTTTCCTCTCGCTCTATCTATACTTCTCgtattcaccaccaccatcatcatctcGACCTTTCCCATTCCCACCACTAGCTAAGCGACAGTCGTTGCCGCTGCCATGGCCGGGACGAGCAAGCTGGAGGCGCCCGTCGCCTCCTCCCGCAGCAGCCCCCTCGACGCGGCGGAGCACCGAGCCACCCGACGGAGGAAGATGGTCGCCAAGCAGCGCGGCCGAAGGACCCGCCGTCGCCCTGCGTCCGACGCCGACGCGGCCTCTGTAAGCCCCCTTCCTCGTGCCGCCCTCGTCTCCTTTCCGTCTCACGTCGAAGTCGTTATAGATTACTGTATCGCCTGTCACGTCGAGAATTAATGGGCTTGATAGAGACGGGCCTTTTGATCTGGTCGGCCTTTGTCATGATCGATCCGGGCCGTGCAGTGCGTCCGAAGCCCCGACTCTTGCCGTCGACCATCTTCATCACAAGATTATGTGCATGGTTGTATGATGATGGGCTCTGGGCTGCATCTCTCGGGGTGGATGCAACCCTTCCAGCGTATCGAGAGCGCGCAGTCACTCCGATAGTGCTTAGAAAACTGAGGACGAGGTCAAATCAGGCGGATTGCTTGGAGATTATGTGATGCCGTCCTCCCTCGTCGGATGATCAAACTGTTCATCGGGCGTCCAACACTCCAAACAATTTttttacatgtatacatacacataGCAAGTTTTCCTCAGACGAGCTTCTAATGGCAAAGACAAAAAAGTAGCATTCTTCATCCATCAGGGGGAACAAAGACGAAACAATCCGTGGAAACATGTGCAGAACGATGAATGGATCGTGTTTTAGTTAATCCATAAATCAAGAATCATACCACAGGTGTTCCTAACAAGCTAAAAACACACAACATTTTCAAGAGAAAATTTGATGTTATCTCGATCTCAATCAATCGCTCTTCTTTTAGCCTGATTATGTTATGCAATGTAATACCTATAAGAAAACTTAATGGCCCCATTCTTTCTCTTTACGTATACAACAGCTTCAGGAAAACTGTGTCATGAGAAGTTCTCTCCCAAAACACCTTTCGTATCGATATCAGCAGCCAAATTTGTTGCTCATTCAAGAAGGAAGAATATCCCAGGAACATGTTGGCTTCAAATCGAAAATCACATAGGGTTTAAGCCTTTCGTTTATGCTGATTCTGCCAGTTGACATTAAGATGTGCCTTGGAAACTGCTGATGAATTTAACCTTTGTGGTTTATTCTAGTTTAGTGCATTAAGAGTCTGATTATACATAGACCTATTGTTCTTTGTGTTACCATTTCAGCTTTCAAAATTTGCCACTTAATTCTATTACAGTGCTTGGTGGGTGCGTAAGGGTTTGGGGTTTGTAGCTTTTCAGCAATCGCCTACTCTTTCTTAAGATTGCTGATGAATCTTGTAAAGCAACATAGGAAGCGGCTAATGGAATTATGCATCTCCTCATGACAGGGATCCGTGCTGGATTTGAATGTGCCAGCCCTTGATCCTGATGTAAGGTTTAGGTGATGTATATGTGTATCTTTGTTATACATCGAATGCAAACTTTTTCTTGAGAAATATGCTCATCTTACTTTTTAGCAAGCCGTGGATGGTTTGAGATTTCTGCTGCAAAAGGAGCTCAGGAACAGTGATGTTAGCCAACTCGGAAGAATCGTTCTCCCAAAGGTGTTGCAACAACACTCGGAATATTTCCTGCGTTTCAATTTTCTCTAAGAATCATGCATCATCTATGTCTTTGTTTCTGCTCTTCCATACAACAATTTTCAGAAAGAAGCAGAGGTCCACCTTCCTAATCTGACCTCCAGGGACGGCATCGCCATAAACATGGACGATTTGGAGAACCTTCAAGTCTGGACCTTCAAGTACAGGTTTCATGCagctaattatttttattttttctttacgaTATCTTGCTTCATACGATTATCAAGTATATGAATGTTTTTCACATACATTTTGGATAAACGTGAAGGTGTCAACTAACCTAACCAAAGCATTAGAAAGTTTGGCCGTGTGTGTGCTTTGTCTTTTTAACCATCCTATTTGTGCGTTGGGAGATAAATCTATGAACACTCACTCGTAATCGGGAGAGGTTTCCTCGGAAGGAAGTAACACACGCTGTCTACTAGCTTTTGGTCAACTTGTGTTTCTCGAGaagagaaatatatattttttgttgttgttcttgttCTGATGGCTAA comes from Musa acuminata AAA Group cultivar baxijiao chromosome BXJ3-3, Cavendish_Baxijiao_AAA, whole genome shotgun sequence and encodes:
- the LOC135632602 gene encoding hevamine-A-like, translated to MSEAQHLPPLQLAVLCLLLALTGRLRAEPSCIAVYWGQNGYERGLREACATGYYKYVLIAFLNQFGNSRIPQMNLAGHCDPNSGGCTFLSSDIISCQQDHNVTVMLSLGGAIGNYNLVSEEDAREVATYIWNNFLGGSSANRPLGNAVLDGVDLDIEIGGAAYYDDLVRYLKAYSTPEQKVYLSAVPQCPFPDAHLQPAIDTGLLDYLFVQFYNNYCQYSPSNVDTFVQVWNQWVSVNVSKVFLGLLASPEAGSGYVSPDDLINKVLPLVKPSEKYGGIMLWNRYFDLTNNYRARVKDYVCPHRRLYSISSTLVASSSV
- the LOC135632603 gene encoding B3 domain-containing protein LFL1-like, whose translation is MAGTSKLEAPVASSRSSPLDAAEHRATRRRKMVAKQRGRRTRRRPASDADAASQAVDGLRFLLQKELRNSDVSQLGRIVLPKKEAEVHLPNLTSRDGIAINMDDLENLQVWTFKYRFWPNNRSRMYILENTGDYVKEHHLELGDFIMIYKDDSKDRYVIRAKKAGSSEPSVAPADDGIFDSILPDIVVGSVRYSDLFLPLAEGMNVAYGYGLSYAFEEDFPMTFPDGSTGS